The Geoglobus acetivorans genome window below encodes:
- a CDS encoding GmrSD restriction endonuclease domain-containing protein yields MNPPKIKEIIKDIKEGKYNIPEFQRGFVWSPQQVRDLAESIWKEYPIGVILVWEGEHTPKVGDYHKFTSWILDGQQRMTSFCILYGIKPPWWNEREQPWDKILEKYNIMVKVNKDLTGLEFAVANPVRKKDRKWIPIRELLNMDDEKLRKLVKEISTDEEYFPEGAQALKNDPQWLELTSEKTRDKIRDLLKNLKEKLEKYEVTFLKTTHDVDDVIEIFDRVNTKGTKVKEADIMVALLSIEHQGWIRDEFLPFLVDLKEEFGFELDPNFVIRMLSAISPKRTVRLSEVGKEFWSREFDLNKYWKRTRESLTTISKILNDFGILSTDIMVSKYVLIPLVALYEKFEDDFDRNKALYWFILATWDGRYSSMSATKISEDLKSIGNSVSFEDAIKKLLNKLQVEGKIKKEDVLKDYTKDRFMRFLLYLTIYNNGAIDWKQKVKIGFVGKDTRFSEFKPQWHHFFPKNVLKKYNEKLSEEDKIREEEINSLANITILNPKQRVFKTEPHDYIKKHNITEEMLKQQFIPVEEELWHVENYRRFLERRAELLVDGINRFLDSLRKGLG; encoded by the coding sequence ATGAATCCCCCAAAAATCAAAGAAATCATTAAAGATATCAAAGAAGGAAAATACAACATACCAGAATTTCAGAGAGGATTTGTCTGGAGTCCTCAACAGGTTAGAGATCTTGCCGAATCCATATGGAAAGAGTACCCGATAGGAGTAATATTGGTATGGGAGGGTGAGCACACTCCTAAAGTTGGGGATTATCATAAATTCACTTCTTGGATACTCGATGGACAACAGAGGATGACATCATTTTGTATCCTGTATGGTATAAAACCTCCGTGGTGGAACGAAAGGGAACAACCTTGGGATAAAATCTTGGAAAAATATAACATCATGGTGAAGGTTAATAAGGACTTGACGGGCCTTGAATTTGCTGTTGCTAATCCAGTGAGAAAAAAAGACAGAAAATGGATTCCAATAAGAGAACTTCTGAACATGGACGATGAAAAACTGAGAAAACTTGTAAAGGAAATATCGACTGACGAAGAATATTTTCCCGAAGGTGCACAAGCCCTCAAAAATGATCCTCAATGGTTAGAACTCACGTCTGAGAAAACCAGAGACAAAATCAGAGATTTACTCAAAAACCTAAAGGAGAAATTGGAAAAATATGAAGTGACTTTTCTGAAAACGACTCATGATGTTGATGATGTAATCGAAATATTTGATAGAGTTAACACTAAAGGAACTAAAGTAAAAGAAGCAGATATCATGGTTGCTTTGCTCTCCATAGAACATCAGGGCTGGATTAGAGATGAATTTTTGCCATTTTTAGTGGATCTCAAGGAAGAATTTGGATTCGAACTCGATCCGAACTTTGTGATCAGAATGCTCTCGGCAATCTCCCCAAAAAGGACAGTAAGATTGTCAGAGGTAGGTAAGGAGTTCTGGTCAAGGGAATTCGATCTCAATAAGTATTGGAAAAGGACTAGAGAGTCTCTGACAACCATCAGTAAGATTCTGAATGATTTTGGTATACTCTCCACAGACATTATGGTCTCAAAATATGTATTGATTCCATTGGTCGCTCTTTACGAGAAATTTGAAGATGATTTTGACAGAAATAAGGCACTATACTGGTTCATTCTTGCGACTTGGGATGGAAGATACAGTAGCATGTCAGCTACAAAAATAAGCGAAGATTTGAAAAGTATTGGCAACTCCGTGTCATTTGAGGATGCCATAAAAAAGTTGCTGAACAAGTTGCAAGTGGAAGGAAAGATAAAAAAGGAGGATGTCTTGAAAGATTACACAAAAGACCGATTCATGAGATTTCTGCTATATCTCACAATCTATAACAATGGTGCTATAGACTGGAAGCAAAAGGTTAAAATTGGTTTTGTTGGAAAAGATACACGATTTTCAGAATTTAAACCACAATGGCACCACTTCTTCCCGAAGAACGTTCTCAAAAAATATAACGAGAAGTTGAGTGAAGAGGATAAAATCAGGGAAGAGGAAATAAACTCTCTTGCAAACATAACCATTCTCAATCCGAAGCAAAGAGTGTTTAAAACTGAACCCCACGACTACATTAAAAAACATAACATAACTGAGGAGATGCTCAAACAACAGTTTATCCCGGTAGAGGAGGAACTATGGCATGTCGAAAATTACAGAAGATTTCTAGAACGACGAGCGGAACTTTTAGTTGACGGAATCAACCGATTTTTGGATTCTTTAAGAAAGGGATTGGGGTGA
- a CDS encoding DUF365 domain-containing protein, with protein sequence MSEIVGVTYPIPKQFMDRFFKEGKDVFVKPATVWKQLKPGMKFVFYQSHEDTGFVGEAKIKRILLQEDPMKFFETYGDRIFLTREELKDYLKSQERWRSGWKSRGKEKKKLWMAIELEDIKKYDKPVKPKRFVPVGGQYLRE encoded by the coding sequence ATGTCTGAAATTGTAGGCGTAACTTACCCAATTCCCAAGCAGTTCATGGATCGCTTTTTCAAGGAAGGCAAAGACGTTTTCGTCAAGCCTGCAACTGTTTGGAAGCAGCTAAAACCCGGAATGAAGTTCGTTTTTTATCAATCCCACGAGGATACGGGGTTTGTTGGTGAGGCTAAGATTAAGAGAATTCTTCTGCAGGAGGATCCGATGAAGTTCTTCGAGACTTACGGCGACAGAATTTTCTTAACCAGAGAAGAACTCAAGGATTACCTCAAATCTCAGGAAAGGTGGAGATCCGGATGGAAAAGCAGAGGTAAAGAAAAGAAAAAGCTCTGGATGGCTATAGAGCTTGAAGACATTAAGAAATACGATAAGCCGGTAAAGCCGAAGAGGTTTGTGCCTGTTGGGGGGCAGTATCTGAGAGAATGA
- a CDS encoding lamin tail domain-containing protein: MRPRAIVLFLILLSLIIVGCSQTNENTQPTATPAPVATSPIPLSTSPESLPPEQTPVPTPTAEKLSIQPGQNYTARVVYVVDGDTIDVIFQDGTKERIRILGIDCPETDAERNRKGEYDGIADMQYLAVWGRKAEDKARELLDGKQVVVQTDEKADLRDIYGRLLAYVYVDGKDFGAIMLKEGYARCYCEAEFSKRGLYRQLEEEAKLNKAGLWSYSPPVVEILSVNYDACGATDDRECLNDEYVVIANTGSTPVSLYGWKIQDESGKYYIFPDVILDPGEQVVLHTGKGFDNSTDLFWNSGRAIWNNDHDTAYLYNSEGELMDSYEW; this comes from the coding sequence ATGCGGCCTAGGGCTATTGTCCTGTTTTTGATATTGCTTTCGTTAATAATTGTGGGTTGTTCTCAAACAAACGAAAACACTCAACCCACAGCAACTCCAGCTCCAGTTGCCACATCACCCATACCACTCTCAACTTCGCCAGAATCCCTACCCCCTGAACAGACACCCGTCCCCACACCAACTGCTGAAAAACTCTCAATTCAGCCCGGCCAGAACTACACCGCAAGAGTGGTTTACGTTGTCGACGGCGACACGATTGACGTCATCTTTCAGGATGGAACTAAGGAAAGAATCAGAATCCTGGGAATAGACTGCCCGGAAACTGATGCGGAGAGAAACAGAAAGGGCGAGTATGATGGCATAGCCGACATGCAATATCTCGCAGTCTGGGGCAGAAAAGCTGAGGATAAGGCAAGAGAGCTGCTCGACGGAAAGCAGGTTGTGGTTCAGACGGACGAGAAAGCAGATCTCAGAGATATCTATGGAAGGCTCCTGGCATATGTTTACGTGGATGGTAAGGACTTCGGAGCCATTATGCTCAAAGAGGGTTATGCGAGGTGCTACTGCGAGGCAGAGTTCTCGAAGAGAGGTCTTTACAGGCAGCTCGAAGAAGAGGCTAAGCTGAATAAAGCCGGACTCTGGAGCTACTCACCACCTGTAGTTGAGATTCTCTCAGTCAATTACGACGCTTGTGGAGCAACTGATGACAGGGAGTGCCTGAATGACGAGTATGTGGTCATAGCCAATACCGGCAGCACTCCAGTATCGCTCTACGGCTGGAAAATACAGGACGAGTCGGGCAAGTACTACATCTTCCCAGATGTTATCCTCGATCCCGGAGAGCAAGTGGTTCTTCACACGGGCAAGGGTTTTGACAACTCAACCGACCTTTTCTGGAATTCTGGAAGGGCTATCTGGAACAACGATCACGATACCGCTTACCTCTACAACAGTGAGGGGGAGCTGATGGATAGCTATGAGTGGTGA
- a CDS encoding TM1812 family CRISPR-associated protein, with translation MTTIFQVIGKPESYQEKEFTIDGVSYTTPLCSDALRRHLMEKGEEVDLTIFVPESMLIKDNLDTFKEKLADKGIDDFETVTIPPVGRYREQDVEVYFSGSVETIATAIFLHLLKERPGKLFIDLSTGFNIYPVSLLEATKRYLTYRKMEKILQGSSDVDASAIFTPPVTRTVQSYIVEIQHLDVKAFFSLPNANIDKIVKLCPESLKDELGRINRENAGLKKEFRHMFEELRLAYNAIRLNIPLTFYELLQMSYGIDELERKIVRFVEKLLEPHENGNRVERFPLDGVNVSNVFYAIAMFRSIREFRESLSEPEIDEILEKFTEVYRNRNTGTGVNEYFLQRDVNEIKKHSEKLSDGETELLGMLIHGQNFYKSSASKRNFFAHSGFLQEYTLVERKNGKIILRWAENRRKEIKNWILNPEKN, from the coding sequence GTGACCACCATCTTTCAGGTAATCGGAAAACCCGAATCGTATCAGGAGAAGGAGTTCACAATCGATGGGGTAAGCTATACCACTCCCCTGTGTTCTGATGCCCTCAGGAGACACCTGATGGAAAAGGGGGAAGAGGTGGACCTCACGATTTTCGTTCCTGAGAGCATGCTGATTAAAGACAACCTCGACACTTTCAAAGAAAAGCTCGCCGATAAAGGGATAGACGACTTTGAGACAGTCACCATCCCTCCGGTGGGCAGGTACAGGGAGCAGGATGTGGAGGTTTACTTCTCCGGGAGTGTTGAGACAATAGCAACTGCCATCTTCCTCCACCTGCTGAAAGAGAGACCAGGAAAGCTATTTATTGACTTATCCACTGGATTCAACATATATCCTGTGAGCCTGCTTGAGGCTACAAAGAGGTACCTGACCTACAGGAAGATGGAGAAAATCCTGCAGGGGTCTTCAGATGTTGACGCTTCAGCCATTTTTACACCACCTGTAACGAGGACCGTGCAGAGCTACATTGTCGAGATTCAGCATTTAGACGTTAAGGCCTTCTTTTCCCTCCCAAATGCCAACATTGATAAGATCGTTAAGCTGTGTCCTGAAAGTCTGAAAGACGAACTTGGCAGGATAAACCGGGAAAACGCTGGGCTGAAAAAGGAGTTCAGGCACATGTTTGAGGAGCTCAGGCTTGCCTATAACGCAATAAGGCTGAACATACCACTCACCTTTTACGAACTTCTCCAGATGTCTTACGGAATAGATGAACTGGAACGGAAAATTGTGCGTTTTGTGGAGAAACTTCTAGAACCTCATGAAAATGGAAACAGGGTGGAAAGATTTCCACTTGATGGAGTTAATGTTTCAAATGTCTTCTATGCCATTGCAATGTTCAGGAGCATCAGGGAATTCAGAGAGTCTCTGAGCGAGCCTGAAATAGATGAAATACTGGAGAAATTCACTGAGGTGTACAGAAACAGGAACACTGGAACTGGTGTGAACGAGTACTTTCTTCAGAGGGATGTGAATGAAATAAAGAAGCACTCTGAAAAGCTGAGTGACGGTGAGACCGAGCTTCTTGGCATGCTGATTCACGGGCAGAATTTCTACAAAAGCTCGGCAAGCAAAAGAAACTTTTTCGCTCACAGTGGATTTCTGCAGGAATATACTCTGGTGGAAAGGAAAAATGGTAAGATTATTCTGAGATGGGCTGAAAACAGGAGAAAAGAGATAAAGAACTGGATTCTAAATCCAGAGAAGAATTAA
- a CDS encoding CRISPR-associated protein Csx14, which yields MRVAVIATLGMSPPVVTAFVDYIGKVSDLVVMTTADEKVKQGYELVRVAMKSKYPGTRIHEVEIPFEDVTTEEQNFEFMRIAGKTIKDQKKKFGSDVVYLNVAGGRKNMCITLSLLGQFLSVDGIFHVVSPDVKIVNETLENLRLDIERMYFSESDEEKMEIYREKERYFDALMFPRDYRVIRIPTVPIPEDYMMRLVDVLYNRKLDSLTYSDRELLLRHGLIEKFGSRYLVTDFGKKFAEVLIR from the coding sequence ATGAGGGTTGCGGTTATCGCCACACTTGGAATGAGCCCGCCTGTTGTGACAGCGTTTGTTGATTACATTGGAAAGGTCTCCGACCTCGTTGTGATGACCACGGCAGACGAGAAAGTCAAGCAGGGTTACGAGCTTGTGAGGGTTGCCATGAAGTCCAAATACCCGGGAACAAGAATACACGAGGTTGAGATTCCCTTTGAGGATGTTACGACAGAAGAGCAGAACTTCGAGTTCATGAGGATTGCTGGTAAGACAATAAAGGACCAGAAGAAAAAGTTCGGTTCTGATGTGGTTTACCTGAACGTGGCCGGTGGAAGGAAGAACATGTGCATAACCCTCTCGCTTCTCGGCCAGTTTCTCAGTGTTGATGGAATATTCCACGTGGTATCTCCTGACGTAAAAATCGTGAACGAGACGCTTGAAAATCTCAGATTAGACATAGAGAGGATGTATTTCTCAGAGAGCGATGAGGAGAAGATGGAAATATACCGGGAGAAGGAGAGGTACTTCGATGCACTGATGTTCCCCAGGGACTACAGAGTAATCAGAATCCCGACAGTACCCATTCCGGAGGACTACATGATGAGGCTTGTGGACGTGCTCTACAACAGAAAACTTGACAGCCTGACGTATTCTGATAGGGAGCTGCTGTTAAGGCACGGGCTGATAGAGAAGTTCGGCAGCAGGTATCTGGTCACGGATTTTGGGAAGAAGTTTGCAGAGGTGCTGATTCGGTGA
- the cas4 gene encoding CRISPR-associated protein Cas4, with translation MRMTSYSFEFPVSMVKQYLYCPRIPYFILVLGFKERTTELMKYGKEEHEKRMKKLERKGWKTNVYLKSERFGIYGYVDGLRQTPDGYEVYEFKNSEYRKKSAKIHLYQTACYALLVEDNFGRVVKLVVGYRDGERESPFSLGVRRYAASIINKIHHIHETGLVSSPRDRSRCRGCGYRKICKEL, from the coding sequence ATGAGGATGACATCATATTCGTTTGAATTTCCCGTTAGCATGGTGAAGCAGTACCTTTACTGCCCCAGAATACCTTACTTCATACTTGTTCTCGGTTTTAAAGAGAGAACGACTGAGCTCATGAAGTACGGGAAGGAGGAGCACGAGAAGAGAATGAAGAAGCTCGAACGAAAGGGATGGAAAACGAACGTTTACCTGAAATCGGAAAGATTTGGAATATATGGTTACGTTGACGGGCTGAGACAGACACCAGATGGTTACGAGGTTTACGAGTTCAAGAACTCAGAATACAGGAAAAAGTCGGCGAAAATTCACCTCTACCAGACCGCATGCTACGCTCTCCTGGTGGAGGACAATTTTGGGAGAGTGGTGAAGCTCGTGGTCGGTTACAGGGATGGAGAAAGGGAATCACCGTTCAGTCTGGGCGTTAGAAGATATGCTGCGTCAATAATAAACAAAATCCACCACATTCATGAAACCGGACTGGTCTCGTCCCCGAGAGACAGATCAAGATGTCGGGGATGCGGATACAGAAAAATCTGTAAGGAGCTGTGA
- the cas2 gene encoding CRISPR-associated endonuclease Cas2, whose product MTLVIYDISENRTRSRIATACRRFGLSRIQKSAFLGDISSARRRELVEVLKRLLRGEQGNIQVFVICRPDMALRTVIGEVLEEDEDDIIFV is encoded by the coding sequence ATGACCCTCGTGATTTACGACATCTCGGAAAACAGAACGAGAAGCAGAATCGCCACAGCATGCAGAAGGTTCGGACTAAGCAGAATTCAGAAGAGCGCGTTTCTCGGAGACATAAGTTCAGCGAGGAGGAGAGAGCTTGTTGAAGTTCTGAAGAGGTTGCTCAGAGGAGAGCAGGGAAACATTCAGGTTTTCGTGATCTGCAGGCCGGATATGGCGCTCAGGACTGTGATCGGGGAGGTGCTGGAGGAGGATGAGGATGACATCATATTCGTTTGA
- the cas1 gene encoding CRISPR-associated endonuclease Cas1: protein MKVVISGYGTFLGVKDGLIKIKRGDEIRTVSPGNVDQLIVEGSSVSMSSAFLRLASENNIDVIVLNRNGTVAGKFSSFYRKANVSVRKEQYAAQRDERSLFLAKCFVRGKVMNQYYLAKSICKNRGRKDLIKMCYEIKRSVSKLDRCERQQNIINVEAQAAEVYWNVVSEFYEMSGRKKRYDSPDPFNMALNYGYAILMSVVSLAIDTTNLDPFAGFLHAENPRRPALVVDLMEEFRQPVVDRAIFKITPEVKDGFLTADCRKEIISEIFRRLETKVTFENRKLPIEYHIYLQARRLERFLLGKSSYTPFILR from the coding sequence ATGAAAGTGGTAATTAGCGGTTACGGAACTTTCCTTGGAGTGAAGGATGGGCTGATAAAGATCAAGAGGGGTGATGAAATCAGAACGGTTTCTCCGGGAAATGTTGATCAGCTAATAGTAGAAGGGAGTAGCGTATCAATGTCATCGGCTTTTCTCAGGCTCGCGTCGGAAAACAACATTGACGTGATAGTCCTGAACAGGAACGGAACTGTGGCTGGAAAGTTCTCTTCTTTTTACAGGAAGGCTAACGTTTCTGTCAGAAAAGAGCAGTACGCTGCCCAGAGGGATGAGAGGTCTCTTTTCTTAGCAAAGTGCTTTGTGAGAGGAAAGGTGATGAATCAGTACTACCTCGCAAAGTCCATCTGCAAGAACAGGGGGAGGAAAGACCTGATTAAGATGTGCTACGAAATCAAGAGATCGGTGAGCAAGCTGGATCGGTGCGAGAGACAGCAGAACATAATAAACGTGGAGGCTCAGGCTGCCGAGGTGTACTGGAATGTTGTTTCAGAGTTTTACGAAATGTCTGGCAGGAAAAAACGATACGATAGCCCTGATCCGTTCAACATGGCTCTCAATTACGGGTATGCAATTTTAATGTCGGTGGTCTCTCTTGCCATAGATACAACGAACCTCGATCCGTTTGCCGGGTTTCTGCACGCAGAAAATCCGAGACGGCCTGCTCTGGTGGTTGATCTCATGGAGGAGTTCAGGCAGCCTGTTGTGGACAGGGCCATTTTTAAAATAACTCCAGAGGTCAAGGACGGTTTTCTGACAGCAGATTGCAGGAAGGAGATAATTTCTGAGATATTCAGGCGACTTGAGACCAAGGTTACATTTGAAAACAGGAAACTGCCCATAGAGTACCACATTTACCTGCAGGCCAGAAGACTCGAGCGGTTTCTGCTCGGAAAGAGCAGTTACACGCCATTCATACTGAGATGA
- the cas4a gene encoding type I-A CRISPR-associated protein Cas4/Csa1, whose translation MGDVEKRIRILRRNTVTAEISDELRGYSWEKPPVEPATTTTISVSDINGFCPTRRDIYVKYILRERPSLNPYMLRGIACHRLIKETITSVKKAVYSGFRTGSEVIDEFYSNHAIPEKISRDTGVDFRELLSLYRFLVIQSAAKIDDVVSKYPNSDSENIAGLTFPPIIERKIDGRPVGLSPNLSVDVFTPFSIIMDFKTGIERYEHRLALAGYAIAIEADDETDINFGCLIYIRLGDHLHFTQEEFVITDELRREFLEIRDEIAEMIDSAVDPGKPERCHRACAYFGVCNESGN comes from the coding sequence TTGGGAGACGTCGAGAAGAGGATACGGATACTGCGAAGAAATACAGTCACTGCTGAAATATCGGATGAATTGAGAGGATATTCCTGGGAAAAACCTCCTGTAGAGCCGGCAACAACCACAACCATCTCCGTTTCTGACATAAATGGCTTCTGCCCAACGAGAAGAGACATTTACGTCAAGTACATCCTGAGGGAGAGGCCCTCTCTGAATCCGTACATGCTCAGGGGCATAGCCTGCCACAGACTGATAAAGGAAACGATTACATCAGTGAAAAAGGCAGTATATTCTGGATTTAGGACAGGAAGCGAGGTGATAGATGAGTTTTACAGCAACCATGCCATACCAGAAAAAATAAGCAGAGATACAGGAGTTGACTTTCGGGAACTTCTAAGCCTTTACAGGTTTCTCGTGATACAATCTGCAGCGAAAATTGATGATGTCGTCTCCAAATACCCGAATTCGGACTCGGAAAATATAGCAGGGCTGACATTCCCTCCCATCATCGAAAGGAAGATTGATGGCAGACCTGTCGGTCTGTCACCGAACCTCTCGGTTGACGTATTCACACCTTTCAGCATCATAATGGACTTTAAAACCGGTATCGAGAGATATGAGCACAGACTCGCCCTTGCAGGCTACGCAATTGCCATCGAGGCTGACGATGAAACGGATATCAACTTCGGATGCCTGATATACATAAGGCTTGGAGATCATCTCCATTTTACCCAGGAGGAGTTCGTGATAACTGACGAGCTCAGAAGGGAGTTTCTTGAAATACGCGACGAGATTGCGGAGATGATTGACTCAGCAGTTGACCCGGGCAAGCCAGAAAGGTGCCACAGGGCTTGTGCGTACTTTGGTGTCTGCAATGAAAGTGGTAATTAG
- a CDS encoding DUF6293 family protein, which translates to MKVLVATVGGSADPIVISARKLGFDKAILLAGKPAGEVLDDSIENHVNPLDVAEAIRVRLETMGGDVEVIPVNPFDFEECCMTAIQAIENEKQIDSEIRVVISGGTKVQSLAASYAAYVCGCHVFYVQESKNGSHLIEIPLTFSELDSIPRARKDVLKVLEDGDDAGKIAEKLKISRKTASQYLKELREYGLVEAANGKARKYRLTFAGKICRARWR; encoded by the coding sequence ATGAAAGTGCTTGTTGCTACAGTAGGTGGCAGTGCAGATCCAATTGTCATCTCAGCAAGAAAGCTCGGCTTCGATAAAGCAATCCTTCTTGCTGGGAAACCTGCTGGTGAGGTTCTTGACGATTCAATTGAAAACCACGTGAATCCGCTCGACGTCGCTGAAGCCATTAGAGTCAGGCTTGAAACAATGGGTGGTGACGTGGAAGTTATCCCCGTCAATCCCTTTGACTTTGAAGAGTGCTGCATGACTGCTATTCAGGCAATAGAGAACGAAAAACAGATCGATTCTGAAATAAGGGTTGTCATTTCCGGAGGAACGAAGGTTCAGTCGCTCGCAGCCTCCTATGCTGCATACGTTTGCGGCTGTCATGTGTTTTACGTTCAGGAGTCGAAAAACGGTTCACACCTTATTGAGATACCTCTTACGTTCTCTGAACTGGACAGCATTCCCAGAGCGAGGAAGGACGTGCTGAAGGTCCTTGAGGATGGTGACGATGCTGGAAAGATTGCTGAAAAGCTCAAAATTAGCAGGAAAACCGCATCTCAGTACCTGAAGGAGCTCAGAGAGTACGGGCTTGTGGAAGCGGCAAATGGAAAGGCCAGGAAATACAGGCTCACATTTGCGGGTAAAATCTGCAGAGCGAGGTGGAGATGA